A part of Candidatus Palauibacter australiensis genomic DNA contains:
- a CDS encoding mechanosensitive ion channel family protein, which yields MGLDQTIYGNTLSTWLLAAGIYALTTLALWLLERYALRAFARFASQTRTSIDDLVADVLGETKFALILFVGLFAASLVLELDPVVALVIRRAAVIAIVVQGGIWASAAIAFWVRRFVDATAGEDAEAVTMVGALSFVGRLAVWSVVLLLILDNLGVEVAALLAGLGIGGIAVALAAQNVLGDLLASLSIILDKPFVIGDFLVIGEFQGSVEHIGLKTTRLRSLGGEQLILGNSDVINTRIRNLGRMADRRGALKVGVTYDTPRDLLAQIPAWIEEIVEAQEETRFDRCHLSGFADSAIEFDTVFYMTVPEYARFMDAKQAMLLAIHERFDRHGVEFAYPTQVVYTIPGRSTADAR from the coding sequence ATGGGCCTGGACCAGACGATCTACGGAAACACGCTTTCAACCTGGCTGCTCGCCGCCGGCATCTACGCCCTCACGACCCTCGCGCTGTGGCTGCTCGAACGCTACGCGCTGCGGGCGTTCGCGCGCTTCGCGAGCCAGACCCGGACCTCGATCGACGATCTCGTCGCGGACGTGCTCGGCGAGACGAAGTTCGCCCTCATCCTCTTCGTGGGGCTCTTCGCCGCCTCGCTCGTGCTCGAACTCGATCCCGTCGTGGCGCTCGTGATTCGCCGCGCCGCGGTCATCGCCATCGTCGTCCAGGGCGGCATCTGGGCCAGCGCCGCGATCGCCTTCTGGGTGCGCCGGTTCGTGGATGCGACGGCGGGCGAGGATGCGGAGGCCGTGACCATGGTCGGCGCCCTCTCCTTCGTGGGCCGGCTCGCCGTGTGGTCCGTCGTCCTCCTCCTCATCCTCGACAACCTCGGCGTCGAGGTCGCGGCCCTGCTCGCGGGCCTCGGGATCGGCGGCATCGCCGTCGCCCTCGCGGCGCAGAACGTCCTCGGGGACCTGCTCGCATCGCTCTCCATCATCCTCGACAAGCCCTTCGTCATCGGCGACTTCCTCGTCATCGGCGAGTTTCAGGGGTCGGTGGAGCACATCGGCCTCAAGACGACCCGGCTGCGGAGCCTGGGGGGCGAGCAACTCATCCTCGGAAACAGCGACGTGATCAACACCCGGATCCGGAATCTCGGGCGCATGGCGGACCGGCGCGGGGCGCTGAAGGTCGGCGTGACCTACGACACGCCGCGCGACCTCCTGGCGCAGATCCCCGCCTGGATCGAGGAGATCGTGGAGGCGCAGGAGGAGACCCGCTTCGACCGCTGCCACCTGTCGGGCTTCGCGGACTCCGCGATCGAGTTCGATACCGTCTTCTACATGACCGTCCCCGAGTACGCCCGTTTCATGGATGCGAAGCAGGCGATGCTGCTCGCGATCCACGAACGGTTCGACCG